The sequence GGATCATCAAACGAGGTCGGGTCATTTCGTGCTCCAGAGGACATCCGTAAGCCATTTGTAAGGCTCAGGGGCTTGAATTACAGGCGGTAGACTGCTAGGATGGAGTCGTTGTCCGTTCCCCTCTCTGTTGCTGACGCCCCTTTTCATCTCGCCGTGAAAGGGGGCGTCTCTGTTTCAAGGGCGACAACGAAGGCGATGGCAAGTGTGTGGGTGTGCGAAAGGCTGATCGACCAGGCCGAAAGGCCCAGCTCGGCGCTGCGTGCGGCCGCTTGCCCGTGCAAGAGCAGGCGCGGGGCGCCATCGGCATCGCTCAGAATCTCGATATCCCGCCAGCGCACGACGCCGATGCCGCTGCCCAGGGCCTTGGCGACGGCCTCTTTGCCGGCCCAGCGCGCCGCCAACGAGGCCGGCCGGCTGCCATAGGCGGCGACTTCCTGGGGGGTGAAGACGCGCTGCAAGAAACGCTGTCCGTGGTGGGCGAGCACGGTCTGGAAGCGGGAGATTTCGATCAGATCGACGCCGGTGCGCATGGGGAGTGCGGATTGCGAAGTGCGGAGCCAGCAAGCGCGTTGGTTTCAGTTCGCTGGCCCGGCGATGCTGAGGGCATAGCAGTCGGGCCGGAGATAGGTTTGGGCCAGGCGCAGGACGCCGGCGCGGTCGATGCTGTGAATGCGGTCGGCGTAGGTCAGCAGATAGTCCAGGCCCTCGTCGAACCAGGCCATCTCCAACAGTTGTCCGGCGATACCGGCGTTGGTCTCCAGGCGGAGGGGCAATGAACCCACGAACCGCGCTTGCACTTCCGCCAGTTCCTCCTCGGTCACCGCCTCCTGGACGATGCGCTCGACCTCGCTCAGGATCGTGCGCACGGTCTGGTCGATGTTGGTGGGATGGACGCCGGCGATGGCGTACCAGCTGCCGCCGGCCACGAATGTTTCCAGGTGGCTGGAAGTGTAGTAGGCCATGCCCTGACGCTGGCGCACATTGGCGCCCAGCCTGCCGCCCATGCCGAATTGGCCCAGGATGCTGTTGCAGACCCGCGCCGTCTCGAAGTCGGGATGGTGGGAGTTCAACCCCATCCAGCCCAGAACGAGATCGCTCTGGCTCTTGCCGGGCAGCGTCGTCTGGCGGATGGCTGTCTGTTCGAGGACGGGCGCGGGGGGAGTGGAGGGGATGGCGGGGTCGGGCGATGGCTGCCATTGGCCCAGGGTGCTCTGCAGGCGCGCCACGGCATCGCCGGCGGCGATGTCGCCGACGACCACCACCACCCCGCCGGCCGGCCCCACCCACTGCTGGTAGAAGCCGAGGATGTCGTCCCGGCTGAGGGGGGTGATCGTGTCTTCGTAGCCCGAAAGGGCGCGCCCGTAGGGATGGCCGGGGAACAGCAGTTCGCGAAAGCCCAGGCCGGCAGTGGCGCGGGTGTTCTGCTGCCGCTCGCGGATGCCGGTGAGGTATTGGGCGCGCACTTGCTCCAGCTGCCCAGCGTCGAAGGCCGGTGCGGTCAGGCTCTCGGTCAAAAGCTCCAGGGTCAGGTCGAAGTCGGCGGTCAGGCATTTGCTGTCGAAAGAGAGGACATGCCTGCCGCTGCCAAAGCCCATCATCGCCCCGACCTCTTCCAGTTGCTCGTTGATCTGGTCGAACGAGCGCCGCTGCGACCCGCGGCGCAGCATCGTCGCCGTCAGTTGGGCCAGCCCGGTCTGCGCCGCCAGCTCGCAAGCGGCCCCGCCACGCAGGTAGGCGTCGAGGACGATGGTGGGGCTGCTGGAGTTTTCGTAGACCCAGACCTGCAAGCCATTCGCCAGGGTGGCGACGGTGAGGTTGTGCGGGCCGGGGAGGTTGGGCGTCTTCATTGCGGCCCCCCAGCGGGTCTGTACCAGCCCACGACGCGGTTGTTGGCGGTCAGATAGGTCTGGGCGACGCGCTGCACGTCAGCGGCGCTTACCGCGGCCAGGCCATCCAGGAACCCCGCCAGCCACTCGACCGAGGCAACGACCTGGCTGAAGCCCAGCCACAGCGCCTGGTTGGTCACGGTTTCGCTGCCATAGACGAATTGGGCGCTGGTGCCACGGAT comes from Caldilineales bacterium and encodes:
- the acpS gene encoding holo-ACP synthase, with the translated sequence MRTGVDLIEISRFQTVLAHHGQRFLQRVFTPQEVAAYGSRPASLAARWAGKEAVAKALGSGIGVVRWRDIEILSDADGAPRLLLHGQAAARSAELGLSAWSISLSHTHTLAIAFVVALETETPPFTAR
- a CDS encoding insulinase family protein, producing MKTPNLPGPHNLTVATLANGLQVWVYENSSSPTIVLDAYLRGGAACELAAQTGLAQLTATMLRRGSQRRSFDQINEQLEEVGAMMGFGSGRHVLSFDSKCLTADFDLTLELLTESLTAPAFDAGQLEQVRAQYLTGIRERQQNTRATAGLGFRELLFPGHPYGRALSGYEDTITPLSRDDILGFYQQWVGPAGGVVVVVGDIAAGDAVARLQSTLGQWQPSPDPAIPSTPPAPVLEQTAIRQTTLPGKSQSDLVLGWMGLNSHHPDFETARVCNSILGQFGMGGRLGANVRQRQGMAYYTSSHLETFVAGGSWYAIAGVHPTNIDQTVRTILSEVERIVQEAVTEEELAEVQARFVGSLPLRLETNAGIAGQLLEMAWFDEGLDYLLTYADRIHSIDRAGVLRLAQTYLRPDCYALSIAGPAN